Proteins encoded together in one Prinia subflava isolate CZ2003 ecotype Zambia chromosome 23, Cam_Psub_1.2, whole genome shotgun sequence window:
- the LOC134561375 gene encoding tubulin alpha-8 chain — protein sequence MRECISVHVGQAGVQIGNACWELYCLEHGIQPDGNMPSDKTIGGGDDSFNTFFSETSAGKHVPRAVFVDLEPAVIDEVRNGTYRQLFHPEQLISGKEDAANNYARGHYTVGKEIIDLVLERIRKLSDQCTGLQGFLIFHSFGGGTGSGFTSLLMERLSVDYGKKSKLEFAIYPAPQVSTAVVEPYNSILTTHTTLEHSDCAFMVDNEAIYDICRRNLDIERPTYTNLNRLIGQIVSSITASLRFDGALNVDLTEFQTNLVPYPRIHFPLVTYSPIISAEKAYHEQLSVSEITNACFEPSNQMVKCDPRHGKYMACCMLYRGDVVPKDVNAAIAAIKTKRTIQFVDWCPTGFKVGINYQPPTVVPGGDLAKVQRAVCMLSNTTAIAEAWARLDHKFDLMYAKRAFVHWYVGEGMEEGEFSEAREDLAALEKDYEEVGTDSMDGEDEGEEY from the exons ATG CGCGAGTGCATCTCGGTCCACGTGGGGCAGGCGGGCGTGCAGATCGGCAATGCGTGCTGGGAGCTGTACTGCCTGGAGCACGGCATCCAGCCCGACGGCAACATGCCCAGCGACAAGACCATCGGCGGGGGGGACGACTCCTTCAACACCTTCTTCAGCGAGACCAGCGCTGGCAAGCACGTCCCGCGCGCCGTGTTTGTGGACCTGGAACCCGCCGTCATAG ATGAGGTTAGGAACGGAACATACCGGCAGCTCTTTCATCCTGAGCAACTGATATCTGGTAAAGAAGATGCTGCAAATAACTATGCTCGAGGTCACTACACAGTTGGGAAAGAGATAATTGATCTCGTTCTAGAGCGCATCAGGAAGCTG tcaGATCAGTGCACTGGCTTGCAGGGCTTCCTGATTTTCCACAGCTTTGGGGGAGGCACTGGATCGGGTTTCACCTCTCTGCTGATGGAACGCCTCTCGGTTGACTATGGGAAAAAGTCCAAGCTGGAATTCGCCATCTACCCTGCGCCTCAGGTCTCGACAGCTGTTGTAGAGCCCTACAACTCCATCCTGACCACCCACACTACGCTGGAGCACTCTGACTGTGCCTTCATGGTTGACAATGAGGCCATTTATGACATTTGCCGTAGGAACCTGGACATTGAACGCCCGACCTACACCAACCTCAATCGCCTCATCGGTCAGATAGTATCTTCCATTACAGCTTCCCTCAGGTTCGACGGTGCCTTAAACGTGGATCTTACCGAGTTCCAGACTAACCTGGTGCCTTACCCTCGCATCCACTTCCCGCTGGTGACGTACTCCCCGATTATTTCAGCAGAGAAGGCCTACCACGAGCAGCTCTCCGTGTCCGAGATCACCAACGCCTGCTTTGAGCCCTCCAACCAGATGGTGAAGTGCGACCCGCGGCACGGCAAGTACATGGCGTGCTGCATGCTGTACCGCGGCGACGTGGTGCCCAAGGACGTCAACGCTGCCATCGCCGCCATCAAGACCAAGCGCACCATCCAGTTCGTGGACTGGTGTCCTACTGGATTCAAG GTTGGCATCAATTACCAGCCCCCCACAGTGGTTCCTGGGGGTGACCTGGCCAAAGTCCAGAGGGCAGTCTGCATGCTGAGCAATACCACAGCCATTGCCGAGGCCTGGGCTCGCCTGGACCACAAGTTTGACCTGATGTATGCCAAACGTGCCTTTGTTCACTGGTATGTTggagaagggatggaggaggggGAGTTCTCGGAGGCTCGGGAAGATTTGGCTGCACTTGAGAAAGATTATGAAGAAGTGGGCACAGACTCGATGGATGGAGAAGATGAAGGTGAAGAATACTAA